The Ictidomys tridecemlineatus isolate mIctTri1 chromosome 1, mIctTri1.hap1, whole genome shotgun sequence DNA window GCCACCATGGCTATGTTGTTGGTTGCTGTATCATTCTGTTCATGCTACATAATgggaaattaagaaatattttgttcaatatatgaataaattgaTTATTGGATTAAATGGAACAAAGTCAATCAGACTAGGAAACATACATCTAATTTTCCCTTTCTGTTCTCCTCTTTTTTCCAAACCCTCCACCAACCATGTCCTTCTGGAAACTCTTCTACATAGGAAAAGAATGGGtaattgaatacatttttaatttaaggatACACAAATAAGGCTAGGTGTGTTGgcctacacctataatcccagactcaggagattgaggcaggacgAATGCAAGTTTGAAGCCcatctgagcaatttagtgagaccctgtctggaaacaaaagtaaaaagggctagggatgtagcttggaggtagagcactcctgggttcaatctctactgccaaaaaaaaaaaaaaacaggaaaaaaggacACATAATAACTATAAAATCCACTCACTGTGATGTAAGGAATATctgaaaaatgcagaaaaatattatagtaatcCCAAGGCCCTACAATCATTAATTTATTCTAGAATAACAGTTCAAATCCTATGATCCTGGTATTGTCTTAATACTTCCATCTGCTTCAAAACCATGACAGAACTCTTTGGTCATTCCTGGAAGCATATACGTGTCTTGCAGCCAGAAATTGGATTAGAGTGATtcagagggggaaggggattttAGAGAGAAATTATTCCTCCTTACCCTGTTCCACCCTGAAATTAATTTACAAAATGCAGCTCTTAGCGTAAATGAAGTGAGTCAGCATCAGGGAAGACAATCTGAAATATGACTTCAGaggcaattatttttctttctgttagtCCCCGAAGCGAGCAAATGATCTTCTAAGTAATAGAGTAAAATTAGAGACTAAATATCCAGTTAGATTATAAATACCTGTAATGTtcagaacattttctttatttttaatagtggAAAGCCCCAcctaacataaaatttatcatcttagCCGTTATTTTTAAGTGTCCAATTCAGTAGTGTTAAGTATCTTCTCATCATTGTGAATCAATTTCCAGAACTCTTTTTGTCTTGTAAAAAGAACACTCTGGATCACTAAACAACCCTCCATTCCCCTCCACCCTGACAACTACCATCTGTCTCTTTGGACACCAAGCACCTCCAATGAGAGTGTGGTCATAGAGTACTTGTGGTTTtgtaactggcttatttcacgtgGCAGAACGCCCTCGATGTTCATCCGCATGGTAGATTGTGTCACAGCTGCCTTCCTTTTTAAGGCCTAATAATATTCTGTTACATGTGCATATCACATTTAGTTTGCTCATTCATCCATCTTTGGAGGCATGAGTTTCTTCCTCATTTGAGCTATTGTagataatgctgctatgaacatagatgtacaAATATCTCTTCTATACcgtgttttcagttcttttgagtATATGCCCAAAATTATAATTGTTGGATCCCATgataattatctattttttaattgttgaggaTCTGCTATGTTTTTGACACCAATTTACATCTCCTGTGTGCTGAATTTTACAAAGCAGTTTTGTGAGTTACAAAGAAGCCTAGAGCTTATTTTTTCACCTTCCATGCATTCTTCCCAGGCTTCTTGTGTTCTCTATCACACTCACCGCTCTTTCTCCTGCAGTATAATCAGTTTGTCTTCCCCAATTGTCTGCATCCCGAGGGTAGGAAGGCTGCAAGTTGAATTCAACTCTAAAACCAGTGACCTAGGTAAGTCTCTAGCTCCCTGGTTGTCTATGCATAGGGTCTCAGCAAGTTATTGCCGCTCTTGTAGGTATCTAAGGATAATAATGCCTTTGAACAGCAAGGTGGAGACATGAATCAGGATGATGATCTTGATCACTTGGCACAGCGCCAGGAACATGGTAcatgctaattattttataaaactgtatATGGATAgaagtgtatatttttaatccCTATAAGCCTATTTGTTTTCTCATTAGCAAAATAGATTGTTAATAGGATGAAAAGAGATGACCTATGAAAGGTTTATGCATGTCAGGTAGCAATTTGCCAGTGCACAATAAATGGCAGTTACCAGAACCCGTGTATTGATTCATCTTAACTAAGTAGGTTTAAACATGAAACAGTGTTAACCTGTTTCCTGTTAATGTGTTCAACTGCACTGTCAAGTCACTCTGGTTTATCCCTTATCAACATTTTGGGCAGATCCCATAATCTTCCAATTACTTTTTTAACTTGAAGCTCAGTTCCTGCAGTTCAAATCTGGGATTCCAGTCCTATTTAAgcctcatttcttctcttttttcccttcacGCTGCCCCAGTGCAGTCCACGCCTCCTACCCAAGGGCTTCAAGTAGGAGCTCCAGGTCTGCTCTTTTATCTTGCCGCGATGACTGACAGCAGGCAATGGCTCAGTCTGGTTCTGAGATGCCCCTGCACCACCCGCTCTTTTCAAGGCTCAGTTTCTCTTGATGACTTAAGCTGGAGTGTGGGAGAGGCACAAGCCTCCTTATATACCTGGCCTTCAGCCTGAGAGAGCTGTCTCTTCCAACTTTGGCATGTTGCCTGGTTGTCCTGGAACCTTTTTTAGTACCATCTGATCCTCCATATTACTCAGACTCTCTTGGAGAGAGAAGCCTAGCTCCCTTTGGCCCTACCAGCTCCctatatctccaaactctgtcccaGAGGGCTGAATTTACTTGCCTACTGACCTAACAGGTAACTCCTAGCTCCTGCCACCCCCTCTAACCTCTGAGCTCCTTCTTCTGGGACTAACAATGACCTTCTCCAGGCCCCACAAGCTGAGAGGCACTGCAGTGAGGCAACCCCATCCTCTCCTCAGGCACACCACATCTGTTGGCCCACCTCGCTCCAGAGACCCTCAAGTGAGACACAGTCGCTGGTCTCTACATTCACATACATCCTCAAACTTGGGGCAACACTAGAACAATTCTGCAGATACCCAGATTCATACTCCACTTGGGAAGTGAGGAAGAAGTATCTCTCCCCTTCTGAGCAGCCCTAGAAGCTTCCCCCTCCCACTAGCACTTGTCTTTCCACGGGGGATACAGAGAGTCAGGgggtggtggagggaagggaaTAACATGTTACCAGTAGTTCTCAGCCCATCTTCTGgtccccttctttccttctgctgCTTTTATAGACTGGCTGAGATCATGAAATATGGGAAAATTGGGGTAATGTTTCAAGGCAAACATTCTGTCTTACTACTAACAATGAATGATactggaattttatttgttttcatagtCACCCTCTATTTTTTTCACATGTGATACTGATTTCCCATTACTAGTAATAATataaagtttccttttaaaataaatttatacaagCATAAAAACATAACTTGAAAAAAAGGATAAGAAACTTCAGCAAATTATTCATAGTAAAATTCTATAtgatctcacttcagtcagaagcgtaatcatcaagaatacaagcaacaagaaatattggcgaggatatgggggaaaaggtacactcatacattgctggtgggacaacaaattggtgcaaccactatggaaggcagtatggtgactcatcagaaaacttggaatggaaccaccatttgacccagctgcccactccttggtgtatacccaaaggacttaaaatcagcattctatagtgatTCAGCAacaacaatatttatagcagcacaattcacaatagctaaatcacggaaccaacctaggtgtccttcaacagatgaatgaataaagaaaatgtggtatatatacacaacggaatattactcagccttaaagaagaacgaaattgtggcatttgctggtaaatagatgaacTAGAGAATTTTATGCTAAgccaaataagccaatcctaaagaaccaaaggctaaatgttttctctgatatgcaaataaTAATTCACAATAAGCAAGTGGGGGGAATATGGAGGTACTTTGGATAGACATAGGACggtgaagagaggggagggggtacgggggtaggaaagatagtagaatgaatcagacattattactctgtgtgcatatatgattacatgacctgtgtaactctacatcatgtacaatcagacaaatagaagttatattccacttatgtatgatatgtcaaaatgcattctattgtcatatataacaaattaaaacaaaaatatatattaaaaaagattctACATGGCcaataagaataagaaaagatGTTATCATCATGGAAATATATATCACAAAAGATTTACTACACACATGCCAGAATGATACTGAACAATTTTTTGAAAGATTAACAATATTGATTGTTGCCAAGGATATACAGCAATAGGAACAATCCTACACAGttgttgggaatgtaaattagttttaaaaaacttgaagaaAGTATGAGATTATCTACTAAAAGTGAAGAGAACAAATTAATTCCTCATGACCCAGAAGTTTTAGCCAGGTATACACCCAACATATATTGAGGTACATGTATATTATATGCAATCAAGGCCATTTGTGGCAGCattatttgtacccccaaatggGAAACAACCTGAATATCTATTCAGAAATGCAATTCATAAATGGTATAGCCAGAAAATGGGATAATATATAGGAATAAAGACACAATGCAACTGAACTGAACCTCACATACTGAGTGTTAAACTAAAGAGATCAGATGCCAAAGAATATTAACAATGAGATTACATTTCTATAAAGTTCACTAATGAGCATAACTTTATTACAGATGTTAAGAAAGCCATTGCCtttggaaagaagggaggggTAATAACTGAGATGCATTCCTAATAGGGTCCTTTCTTGGCAGGTGGTGATTATACCATGTCTATGCACATATGTTTACTgtcaataaaaacatttaaaaagaatagagttaacataaagaaaagagtaataaaataaaatagtagatggattattagtttgtttttatcacTATATCAAAATGCCTGAGGCaggatactttataaagaaaagaggttgctgggcacagtggcccatgcctataatctcagactcttgggaagctgaggcaggaggaaggacctcaagttcaagcccagcctagGCAACAAAGTGGGATCCTGccttgaaacaaaattaaaaggctagagatgtagctcagaggtaaatcattcctgggttcaatccccaatatgaaggagggaaaggaggaggggggaggagggggaaagaggggggaagaagaggaggaggagtaatTGTTTAGCTAAGGTATGAATGCTAAGGTATGAGAACATGCCGCCAGCATCTGCTTGGCTCTGCCGAGGGCCTCATGGCAGACAGTATCACAACAGTGGGAGAACATGTGGAAGGAGGCAAGTGGCACATGTGGCAGAGAAATTTAGTGGAGATGCCAGGCTCTCTGACAGCAGTCTACTCTCAGGAACTAATCCACTCCTTGAGACCAGGATTAATCCCTTCCAAGGGTGGAGTCATCATGATCTCATTACCTTCCACTGGGCCCCATTTCTTGAAGATTTTGCAACCTCAATATTACTACACTGAAGACCAAGCTTGCAGCACAAGAACCTTTGTGGAACACACTCAAACTAtgtccaaaccatagcaaatgGATATGACAAAATCACAACGGTTGTATATAAATAAACTATGTTTGAGAATTAAGGGGTTGGGTGACCCATGTACCTCTCTGAGGCCAGGATTCAGTGGGATACTAAATGATTGGCACAGACAGAAATTGCTATAGAGCtgggaaacaaaaacagaaaaataaaaaacggATGTGGTTCTGAGCAGTGGCTAACAGTACAAGCTCTGCAGCTAAAATGTCTGGGATGGAATCCTGGCTCTACCACCCCCTGGCCCTGTAGACTTAAGCAGGCCATTTAACTTCGGTCCACTCAATTTTATATCTGTAAAATGGTAAGAATAATGGTACCTATTTCCATGCCTCTCTCCTAGCTCCTGGTGATGGAAGACAGTCCTTGGCCTACTAATCCTGCTTCCTTCTTCACATGttatcttccttctttttatctGTTCTTCTATAAGGAAACCAGTCATACTGGCTTAAGAACCACTCTAATGATCACTGCCCCTACCCTTTTTTCTAGTAtagggaattgaactcgggggcactttaatactgagctacatccctagccccgtgtgtgagtgtgtgtgtgtgtgtgtgtgtgtgtgtgtgtgtgtgtgtgtgtccgtgtataaaatatatatttttatatatattttcagtgctggggacagctatttacattttttattttgagacagggtctttctaagttgtcaatgctgaccttaaacttgtccTTAACTTGTTGTCTAAGTTGTCAATGCTGACCTTAAACTTGACCTTAAACCTCctgcctcttgagtagctgagattacaggcttgcaccccTATAACCCCACACCTAGCAGTGACTCCAGCTTAACTGGTTATACCTGCAAAGACTTTATTCCAAACAAAGTTATATGCACAGGTATGTATGTAAGGACTTCAACTTATTTTGGAGGGATTTTAACCTATAacgtagaaaaactgaaaaaaaaatgtaatgaattcCCCTATTGCCACTACTAGATTCAAGAATTGTTAACATTTTGCTACTTTTGATTTTTCTATCAATCTATTTTTGTCTATACTGAATCACCCCTAAATActgccccctcccctgccacTTGCACAGTAATGAAGATTAAACcgaggggcactttaccactaagtcacatccctagtccttttttaagtttttaaatttgagacaagttcttgctaaattgtgtagggctttgctaaattgctaaggctagccttgaaattacaatcctcctgccctcgcctcctgggtcactgggattacaggatggtaccactgtgcccaacaaATCCATACTTCTTGATCTTGGTTGCACATTGATATCATCCTGGGAACAAAGACTGCACCTGCAAAAATTCTAATTTCATAATCCTGGGTGCAGGCTAGGAATTGGGGATTTTAAAAGTATCCTcaattgactttattttattttatttttaaaaaatatgtattcttcCTTAACTTCTAACTAATCATGAGACACATGTAGCCTTCAGCCCTTAGCCTGATGTTGGGCTTCTGCAGATGCAGGAACAACTCACGTTCGTTCTTCAAGGGAAGTGATGCCATCCCCCCACAACTCCCCCCACGGAGAGCTTTTAcaactctactttttttttggggggggggagagagagagagagagacagagacagagacagagaattttctaatatttattttttagttttcggcagacacaacatctttgtttgatatggtgctgaggatcgaacccaggccacacacatgccaggcgagcgctaccacttgagccacattccccagcccttcaaTTGACTTTAATTTGTGGGGAAAGTCATAACTCACTGGTTGAAGGGCTGAACCAGTTTTAATCCACGGTGTTATGTTTGTCATGTGCACCATGTCGCTATTAGTGATGCCAACTTTGAAGACCAGTTTAAGGAGGGAACAGTCAGAGTTCTCCCTTGTAATTAGCAAACAATTGTTGGGACAATAGTACAACATTTAGAGAACATTCTGTTTCCCATAAATCTCATAAATAATAGTTTTAGCATACTTTAGTGATCCTTACTTGAGTCCATTATTTCACAGGTATTTACAAAAAGCTTATTTTCTAAGCCGACCATTTTGCAAAGAACTTTCCCACATCAACTGAGGTTAAACTATAATTCCAcataaaaagggaaggaaaatgccTAATTCTTTAACAACTAATTCTTAATAAGAAGTTAGTGTAATAATTATCTCCAATGTAGTGAGCTTTTCACACTGAGTACTATTAGAGagttattgatttatatttactttatatattataatcaaTTATAGCTATTCTTACAGATGCTCAAATTATCTCAAATTTAGCCAGGGAGACCCCTTTCAAGCTagctcatctttatttttctttgcagagACAGATGAAACCtaagggcttcacacatgctagacaagtgctctaccactaagatacatagtcccagtcctttttaagttttattttgacacaaggtcttgttaaatttCTCCAACTGGCCCTGCAtaatcaatcctcctgcctcagatatACAAGTAAATGGGATTATAGTGACATACAACCTCTCCCAGCAGGCTCATCTTTTTGATAACTTCTCATTACTCTTTgaacatttcctttctttctggcaTAGAAGATCCCAGGCTCACCTTGAATTTTTTGGTAACATAATCTGGAGCAAGAATTGTGGAGTTTGTTCTAATGGAAAACAGTATTTAGAAATAAGGAACTGGATGATTATCTGGGGTATCATCGCATCTCTGTCCAATGAACATAAatggaaaatacatattttttaaaaaactgaattcataatgataagaaaaatggaaaaattcaccTAATGGCCATTTACACCATTCagcgcctgtagtcccagctactccggAGGCACAAGCAGAATGATTGCTtaaacccaggagttcaaggtcagcctgggcaacatagtcaTCCTACAAATAGGAGggttgttattgttgctgttatATAGCAACAAGAAATCAAatgtttttgatttcttttggTCTTTGCATATTTAATGGTGGAAGAGTTGAGTAAgttaaattagtatagccatatGTAGGAATATTGAAATGAGTttctctctctgtactggggatagaacccatgggcactttaccactaagctacattcccagccttttttttttttttttttgacacagggtctcactaagttcctgagaccctagctgagactggcctcaaacttgcaatcctcctgcctcagcttccccggTTGCTGAAATTACAAGCGtacaccactgagcctggcaagagtatttctcctttaaaaagcACACTTTGGAATAATCAATGACATTGGAAAATAATCAAGCTCcatggaaaaaatacaaaaattgtacAAGGTGAAGGATTTCAAATTTATGTGTCTCTGTTTAAACATAAtatacacagaaagaaaaaaaaaaaactagaaagaacCATCCACAATGTTTTTGGATGAAGGGTTGGGAGGGGATAAAAAGtattcattccacattttctacaaaaaattaataaatgctacTTTAAAAGGGCAAAAAAAATACAATACGCTTTCAAACTTGGTtagaaattatgtttaaaaacttcGTGAGAGTGATATGCTGtaggaagtaaaaagaaaaaagaacagtgCAGGGTGGAAGAACTGCAACATTCTCCGGGTCACCGCATGGATTAGGAACCACAAGGAGAGGGGAGCGAGATGATGACCTCCACTAGGGCTAGAGCGGCCTCGAAAAGAAAAGGAACTTCCGGGGCGGAGCTATCTGAACCTCTCCCTTCCGCAGTGGAAATGTGGACCTCCTGCACTGTTAAGGTCCACGATTGCTTGGCCTCTACTTCCGTTACTTTGAAACGGTGTCTGAGATTGGGGGTAGCCATGGCAAAAAGCAAGTTTGAGTACGTACGGGACTTCGAGGCTGACGACACTTGCCTCCCTCAGTGCTGGGTGGTAGTGCGGCTGGACGGCAGGAATTTCCATCGGTGAGCGAGCCCGGCTGAAGGCCGCGTGGTGTGCCAGCGCTTCCGGGAAATCCGACATACCTGGCTCATGGTTACCACGGTAACGCGGAAGCCAATGAGCGCCCGGCGTTGAGCGTCGCCCTCCGTGCGGGCCGCCGACCGGCTTGTGTGTGAGCTGGTCTGGGTAGTTAAAAAGAACAAGGTGGTTCCCTGGTGAGGGGCTGGCCTGGAACGCCCTGGTTAAGTAAACAGAAACCAGTTAGCAAAGTCCTGGCGGAGAAAAACTATCACTTCTCGGcacaatatttaacttttaacGGTATTTCCCATCTATTCTGTTAGATATTTGAGAGCTGACTGTTCAGAGGCCGGAGTTGGCCTTCTTTCTTATGGGCAACAGTTTACTGTATAACCGTGTTTCATTATCAGTAATAGGCCACGTGGAATGAATTcgataaacaaagaaaaaaaaagaaattaacacaGATGggagtttaatttttaataagtgcttattattgtgtgtgtgtctgtggtattgggattgaacccaggggtgctctatcactgagctacatccccagacctcttattttttattttgagacagggtctcactaagttgccaaggctgccttgatacttgcaatcttcctgcctgtcactggagttgttgggattacaggcgtgtgccaccatccCCAGCAATAATGATCAttataactaacatttattgagtacttaataGGAACCAGgcatattacatttttatttttcctttatcttcaGGACAACTCGTTAATAATCAACAGGTTAATGTCTaccttcatttcaaagaaaagaaaatagaggtgTAGTGGCAATTATGTcccttttttctctgttgttcaAGATTGTAGCTAGTAGCCCTGTTACAGTATTTTCCTCTTGGAACTACCTTCATGGTCTGTGTTGTTCGTGAAAAAAACTCTTCTTTCCATGCCTTTCCCACTCCTCTTTCCCCTGTGAAGGTTTGCTGAGAAGCACAACTTTGCAAAACCTAATGACAGCCGCGCTCTCCACCTGATGAACAAATGTGCCCAGACTGTAATGGAAGAACTGGAGGACATTGTGATTGCATATGGACAAAGTGATGAATACAGCTTTGTGTTCAGGAGGAAAAGCAATTGGTTTAAAAGAAGAGCCAGGTAATTTATGGCCTGCCTCTTTTCTTCAGAATATTTCCTATCAGcatctatttttctgtttattttggcttacagacTACAAAGGATGACTGACATGATTAGTAACAGAGACTATAAAATTGTAATATTAGTGATTCATAGGTGGGCTTTAGCTGGTCAGTATCTATATGCATTgcagtaatatttaaaatttttattaaggaaGATCTGAGTATAAAATAGACAAATTTGGTTTTTGACAGTATTTTGAAACTGTAAAGGAAACAAATTATAATGAATTAGTATGTTTTTAAAGCAGtgttttccatcttctgaagactaaagataatacaaaagaaaaacattgaaccgtaaatttaaatcatatttaaattggCATTAGTAAATAATAGGACTGGAATAAATTagctacaattaaaatataatattattattatatattaaaatattaatatataataataatatatatattaaaatatgtaactgAAATTggccaaaatgtattttaattcttgGCTTGCTGGAAGGTTTGTGTAATCTCTCTGTAGCACCTGCAGGCCCTATCATGGTGTTGAATTAATAtcttacattttctcttttcttgctcCACCCAATGTGCCTTACATTTGCAAGTAAGTTCATGACTCATGTGGCCTCCCAGTTCGCCTCCAGCTATGTGTTTTATTGGAAAGATTACTTTGAGGACCAGCCTCTTCTGTATCCCCCAGGCTTTGATGGAAGAGTTGTCGTGTATCCTAGCAACCAGACTTTAAAGGACTACCTCAGCTGGAGGCAAGCAGATTGTAAGTGACACCAAATAAACAGATGTATTAAACCAGCAATTCCATGCATTAAATGTCTCAATGTAATACAGATTTGACTCACATGCATTTTGTTAGAATGcagtattttaaacattttttaataagttaaaaatatttgaaaaattgggAGATTTCATAGAAGTActcttgtctgttttttgtttttaatgggaaGTTGTAGCAATACGAGTTCTGCATTCCTCCTTAGTGATGGACACCTGTACAGTGGCAGCTAAATTTAAACACATACTAAAGCAGTGTGCCAGTCTATACCATTCCCTGTTGTTCTCCTGGGTTACccattgttttacatatttgCAGTCATGCAGTTGTGAGCAGGCCTTACGTGGCTATGgtgatatttatgaaattttttacACATTTGGCGATTTTGATTTTACCAGAATTGGAAAAGAGATCGGAATTATATAAATCAAATGagtattcatatttatataaagtgtAACTGAAATGACCAAATAAAGCTGTTGTTAGGGAAAAATATGTTTATGCCTACTCCTTCCATTCATTGTTTCCTGGCAGGACTTTGGGCAAATTATTAAATGTCTCTGAGATCTCTAGAGAAGAAAGAGGCATAGCTGTAGAAGTCCTCAAAGTATGAATATTGAATAGAGATTATATATGTAAACTACTGTTTTGTTCTTCTCACAGGTCACATCAATAATCTTTATAATACAGTTTTCTGGGCACTTATTCAACAATCTGGACTAACACCAGTACAAGCCAAAGACAGATTACAGGTATAAAGATCTTACGACTGTAATACTTAGCTAGGGACGGTTTCCTGTAGTCTGTCccataacattttttaatgttccCTTTCATGCTTCTTTAGTTCCCTTTACAACTTCATTTGAAAGGATATGAACATCATAGTAGCAATTCCACTGCTCTCTTGCTCTGTAAAGCCTGATGAATTTCTAGTACTTCTTGCGCCTCCTTGAACTTCAGCTATAAAATGTACTTGGTGGTATTGGCTCTGTACTCAGCTGCAGCCACATACCGCCTGCCCTCTTCCAACAGGGCCTGTGTGCTCTCTCAGTTCCAGTAGGCCTTTTCCCTCAATGCCAGGTTTGTGGGGCACCTGTCCTTTCTTGAGTGTAAAACCCCACTGTTTATTTAGTAAGAGTCCATGCTTTGGTAGCTAAATAATTATACTTGAATCATGCTTCAGTATAACTGTATCCTGCCTTGGTTGtttatatgtaaaatgtaaaagagAATAGTTCCTATGTCAGAGGATTATGGTAGAAGTGGCGGGATGCATGTAACACACAGAAAGGTgtgaagaacattttaaatacttttataaataCTAGCTTTTCTTATTAGATACTAGTGCTACTTGTAGGATGACAGACTCTGAAATAAGGTAATGGATTGTAACTGCTCCTAATAAAATGCCCAGTACATTTTAATTACTGAGTAAATGGCTGTCATTTTTACTACTACCAatgattaagattttttttatagcagCAGAAGGAATACTAGTAGATATATTCAGTTTGAAAGACCCTAGTTTAGGTTttgattttcttagaaaaataaagacaacctTCAAGCTTTAATAATTTGTATACTCAATCTACCtaccttttttccttccttgttttttttttcccctttccctcgctccctctcttttttttatagtattaggaattaaacccagggccttacacactAAGCAAGCACTGATCTATAGCTCCAGCCTCTCCTTGGAGGCATGGTctttctcactgagttactcaggctgaccttgaagttgcagtcctcctaccttaGTCTCCAGATTAGCTGTGATTATACGTAAGTGCCACTACATCTGGCTGTATAATCTTtctaagcttcagttttctcattaaaGTGGAGGTGTTATGATGatcaaacaataaacaaaataggtACTCAGTTACTTTTGGTTCCTCCTATCCCCTCA harbors:
- the Thg1l gene encoding putative tRNA(His) guanylyltransferase isoform X1, yielding MWTSCTVKVHDCLASTSVTLKRCLRLGVAMAKSKFEYVRDFEADDTCLPQCWVVVRLDGRNFHRFAEKHNFAKPNDSRALHLMNKCAQTVMEELEDIVIAYGQSDEYSFVFRRKSNWFKRRASKFMTHVASQFASSYVFYWKDYFEDQPLLYPPGFDGRVVVYPSNQTLKDYLSWRQADCHINNLYNTVFWALIQQSGLTPVQAKDRLQGTLAADKNEILFSEFKINYNNEPLMYRKGTVLIWQKVDEVTTKEVKLPAEMEGKKMAVTRTRTKPVLLHCDIIGDAFWKEHPEILYEDS